Proteins from a genomic interval of Hydrogenophaga sp. PAMC20947:
- the ftsW gene encoding putative lipid II flippase FtsW, with amino-acid sequence MKALRATFKSWRDSVVAQLPRLVGLRPATGDGLPVRLSNRTYAGTRSTPVGELGFDQPLVWVIVALLSWGIVMVYSASIALPDNPRFANYASTHFVMRHGIAIAIGLIGAMVAFQFSMNSWERMAPWLFALALLLLVLVLIPFIGKGVNGARRWFSLGIINFQPSELAKLTVLLYASDYMVRKMEVKERFFAAVLPMAVALAVVGMLLLAEPDMGAFMVIVVIAMGILFLGGVNARMFFLIALVVVGAFALMVMMSEWRRERIFAYLDPWSAEYALGKGYQLSHSLIAFGRGEIFGVGLGGSVEKLHWLPEAHTDFLLAVIGEEFGLVGVLILIGVFLWMIRRIMHIGRQAIALDQVFSGLVAQGIGLWMGFQCFINIGVNLGALPTKGLTLPLMSYGGSAILLELIALSIVLRVDYENRLLMKGGRS; translated from the coding sequence ATGAAGGCCCTTCGTGCAACTTTCAAAAGCTGGCGAGACAGTGTTGTCGCCCAGCTGCCGCGCTTGGTGGGCTTGCGCCCGGCCACGGGCGATGGCCTGCCTGTGCGCCTTTCGAATCGCACCTACGCCGGCACCCGCAGCACGCCCGTGGGCGAGCTGGGTTTTGATCAGCCCTTGGTTTGGGTGATCGTTGCCCTGCTGTCGTGGGGCATCGTCATGGTGTATTCGGCCTCCATCGCATTGCCCGACAACCCCCGTTTTGCCAATTACGCCTCGACCCATTTTGTGATGCGCCATGGCATTGCCATCGCCATTGGGCTGATCGGGGCGATGGTGGCCTTCCAGTTTTCCATGAACAGCTGGGAGCGCATGGCGCCCTGGCTGTTTGCACTGGCCCTGCTGCTGCTGGTTCTGGTGTTGATTCCCTTCATCGGCAAAGGCGTCAATGGCGCACGCCGCTGGTTCTCGCTGGGCATCATCAATTTCCAGCCGTCCGAGCTCGCCAAGCTCACGGTCTTGCTCTACGCCTCCGATTACATGGTCCGCAAGATGGAGGTGAAGGAGCGCTTCTTCGCCGCCGTGTTGCCCATGGCAGTGGCGCTCGCCGTTGTGGGCATGTTGTTGCTGGCCGAACCCGACATGGGTGCCTTCATGGTGATCGTGGTCATCGCCATGGGTATCCTGTTTCTGGGCGGTGTGAACGCCCGCATGTTTTTCCTGATTGCCCTGGTGGTTGTCGGTGCGTTTGCCCTGATGGTCATGATGAGCGAATGGCGTCGGGAGCGCATCTTTGCCTATCTCGATCCCTGGAGCGCCGAATACGCGTTGGGCAAAGGCTATCAGCTGTCGCACTCCTTGATTGCCTTTGGCCGGGGTGAAATTTTCGGCGTGGGCCTGGGTGGCAGCGTGGAGAAGCTGCACTGGTTGCCCGAAGCACACACCGACTTCCTGCTGGCCGTGATCGGTGAGGAGTTTGGTCTGGTGGGTGTGCTGATCCTGATCGGTGTCTTTCTCTGGATGATTCGCCGCATCATGCACATTGGCCGACAAGCCATCGCACTGGACCAGGTCTTCTCCGGCCTGGTGGCCCAGGGCATTGGCCTGTGGATGGGTTTTCAGTGTTTCATCAACATCGGCGTGAATCTGGGGGCCTTGCCGACCAAAGGCCTCACCTTGCCCCTCATGAGCTACGGCGGATCGGCCATCCTGCTGGAATTGATTGCCTTGTCCATCGTCCTGCGCGTGGATTATGAGAACCGTTTGTTGATGAAGGGAGGTCGCTCATGA
- the murG gene encoding undecaprenyldiphospho-muramoylpentapeptide beta-N-acetylglucosaminyltransferase, with protein MSRQPCALIMAGGTGGHIFPGLAVAEALHERGWRVHWLGSPGSMESRLVPPRGFALETIDFGGVRGKGIKTLVLLPLRLLRAFWQALQVVRRVRPDVLVGLGGYITFPGGMMGTLLGKPMVLHEQNSVAGMANKVLSGLADRVFTAFPHVFAKAEWVGNPLRSEFLRQPGPAQRWQGRTGPLRLLVVGGSLGAKALNDTVPQALALLPVDQRPTVLHQSGEKQIDALRANYAAAGVTADLTPFIDDTAQAFADADLILCRSGASTVTEIAAVGAAALFVPFPFAVDDHQTTNARFLVEAGAAWLVPQTELTPAMLAERLKTVTRDQLLNMALKAKQMQKTDAVQAVVAACEQLSKVTPA; from the coding sequence ATGAGCCGCCAACCCTGCGCCCTGATCATGGCTGGCGGCACCGGCGGGCATATCTTCCCGGGCCTTGCCGTGGCCGAGGCCTTGCACGAACGCGGCTGGCGGGTGCACTGGCTGGGCTCGCCCGGCAGCATGGAAAGCCGGCTGGTACCCCCCCGGGGCTTTGCGCTCGAGACAATCGACTTTGGTGGCGTGCGTGGCAAAGGGATCAAGACCCTGGTGTTGCTGCCGCTGCGTTTGCTCAGGGCCTTCTGGCAGGCGCTTCAGGTCGTGCGCCGGGTCCGCCCCGACGTCTTGGTGGGCTTGGGGGGCTACATCACTTTCCCGGGCGGCATGATGGGCACCCTTTTGGGCAAGCCCATGGTGCTGCACGAGCAAAACTCGGTGGCGGGCATGGCCAACAAGGTGTTGAGCGGACTCGCTGACCGGGTGTTCACCGCTTTCCCCCACGTGTTTGCAAAAGCCGAATGGGTGGGCAACCCCTTGCGCAGTGAGTTCCTGCGCCAGCCAGGGCCTGCGCAACGCTGGCAGGGGCGAACCGGCCCGCTGCGCTTGCTGGTGGTCGGTGGCAGCCTGGGCGCCAAGGCGCTCAACGACACCGTGCCCCAAGCACTCGCCCTGTTGCCCGTGGATCAACGGCCGACCGTGTTGCACCAGAGCGGTGAGAAACAGATCGACGCCTTGCGCGCCAATTACGCTGCGGCTGGCGTGACCGCCGATCTGACCCCCTTCATTGATGACACGGCCCAGGCCTTTGCCGACGCGGATCTCATTCTCTGCCGCTCAGGCGCCAGCACGGTTACCGAGATCGCTGCGGTGGGGGCCGCCGCCCTGTTTGTGCCTTTCCCCTTTGCCGTGGATGACCACCAGACCACGAATGCCCGCTTTCTGGTTGAGGCCGGGGCCGCCTGGCTCGTGCCGCAAACCGAGCTGACGCCTGCCATGCTGGCCGAACGCCTGAAGACCGTGACACGTGACCAACTGCTGAACATGGCGTTGAAAGCCAAACAAATGCAAAAAACCGATGCTGTGCAAGCCGTTGTGGCCGCCTGTGAACAACTTTCGAAAGTGACACCGGCATGA
- the murD gene encoding UDP-N-acetylmuramoyl-L-alanine--D-glutamate ligase yields MNHLKDQSVLILGLGISGLAMARWCVRAGAKVSVADTRAQPPQLGVLREQCPEVAFLHGAFDRELMDRCGWHLIARSPGLAPAALSGVREWAEEHGVPLWGELDLFAAALGELGQRAEWAYRPKVLAITGTNGKTTVTALTGLLLERCGVPVAVAGNIGPALLDVLSQALDAEATANEQDLAEAAQLAQEAATTAEAETVTVPSSETANEPVQGRLVHEAPATDVEVDATDDEAADEAGSVDAEEEGAAPLLVPPPVEPPQPPHLPAVWVLELSSFQLDATAGGPWDAVPTTATVLNISEDHLDWHGSLDAYAQAKAAVFGQQALMLVNRNDPHTLAFVPPMVTVKISGRNRQQPARPWASFGLDEPVRAGDWGLETVNGMTWLVRALAVDETRKKGRNQDDEEDLYFQRLMPADALRIRGRHNAANALAALALATSTGAQLAPMLHGLREYRGEPHRVESVALIEGVEYFNDSKGTNVGATLAAIQGLGAERHLVLILGGDGKGQDFSPLAPALAQHARAVFLIGRDAPAIRASVHAALSDAGVPLDDAASLVDAVQLAAGAALSGDAVLLSPACSSLDQFDNYPHRGRVFVQAVADIAHEHGVDMEGTL; encoded by the coding sequence ATGAACCACTTGAAGGACCAATCCGTTCTGATCCTGGGCCTGGGCATCTCCGGCCTGGCGATGGCGCGTTGGTGCGTGCGAGCGGGTGCCAAGGTGTCGGTGGCCGATACCCGGGCACAGCCCCCGCAGCTGGGCGTTTTGCGGGAGCAATGCCCTGAGGTGGCTTTCCTTCACGGCGCCTTTGACCGGGAATTGATGGACCGGTGTGGTTGGCACCTGATCGCCCGCAGCCCCGGCCTGGCCCCGGCGGCATTGAGCGGTGTGCGTGAATGGGCGGAGGAACACGGCGTCCCCCTCTGGGGTGAGCTGGACCTGTTTGCGGCTGCGTTGGGTGAATTGGGCCAGCGCGCTGAGTGGGCTTACCGCCCCAAGGTGCTGGCCATCACGGGAACCAACGGCAAAACCACCGTGACGGCCCTGACCGGTTTGTTGCTGGAGCGCTGCGGCGTGCCGGTCGCGGTGGCGGGCAACATTGGCCCGGCGTTGCTGGATGTGTTGTCGCAGGCTTTGGATGCCGAGGCCACGGCCAACGAACAAGACCTTGCCGAGGCGGCCCAGCTGGCGCAAGAGGCCGCGACCACAGCCGAGGCCGAGACAGTGACGGTCCCGTCCAGCGAAACGGCGAATGAGCCGGTCCAGGGCCGTTTGGTGCATGAAGCACCTGCGACCGATGTGGAGGTTGACGCAACCGATGACGAAGCGGCTGATGAAGCCGGTTCGGTGGACGCGGAGGAAGAGGGCGCGGCTCCCTTGCTGGTGCCACCACCGGTGGAGCCCCCTCAACCGCCCCATTTGCCTGCAGTCTGGGTGCTGGAGCTTTCCAGCTTCCAGCTCGATGCCACCGCCGGTGGACCCTGGGATGCGGTTCCAACGACCGCCACGGTGCTCAATATTTCCGAGGACCATCTCGACTGGCATGGTTCGTTGGACGCGTATGCGCAGGCCAAGGCCGCAGTGTTCGGGCAACAAGCCCTGATGCTGGTCAACCGCAACGACCCCCACACGCTGGCGTTCGTGCCGCCAATGGTCACGGTGAAAATCAGCGGCCGCAACCGCCAGCAACCCGCACGCCCTTGGGCCAGTTTTGGGCTGGACGAGCCTGTGCGGGCTGGCGACTGGGGCCTGGAAACGGTCAACGGTATGACCTGGTTGGTGCGCGCACTGGCCGTGGACGAAACCCGCAAGAAGGGTCGCAACCAGGACGACGAAGAAGATCTGTATTTCCAACGGCTGATGCCCGCCGATGCGCTGCGCATCCGAGGGCGGCACAACGCCGCCAATGCTTTGGCGGCGCTCGCGCTGGCCACGTCGACTGGCGCACAGCTGGCGCCGATGCTCCACGGCCTGCGCGAATACCGCGGCGAACCGCACCGGGTTGAATCCGTGGCGCTGATTGAAGGCGTGGAGTACTTCAATGACAGCAAGGGAACCAACGTCGGTGCGACGCTGGCCGCCATTCAGGGTTTGGGCGCTGAGCGGCACCTGGTCCTGATCCTTGGGGGTGATGGCAAAGGGCAGGATTTTTCGCCGCTGGCACCCGCCTTGGCGCAGCACGCCCGTGCCGTTTTCCTGATTGGGCGCGATGCCCCTGCGATCCGTGCCAGTGTCCACGCCGCCCTGTCTGATGCAGGGGTACCGCTGGACGACGCAGCCAGCCTGGTCGATGCGGTCCAGCTGGCGGCAGGCGCTGCGTTGTCGGGCGATGCCGTGCTCCTGTCGCCGGCGTGTTCCAGTCTCGACCAGTTCGACAACTACCCACACCGTGGCCGGGTGTTTGTACAAGCCGTTGCCGATATCGCGCATGAGCACGGTGTGGATATGGAGGGCACTTTGTGA